In Stenotrophomonas sp. ESTM1D_MKCIP4_1, a single genomic region encodes these proteins:
- the pepQ gene encoding Xaa-Pro dipeptidase, whose amino-acid sequence MIQQDPGALYSDHLAVLCRRAEQALARGGFDHLVVPSGTLHYQMFDDRDYPYAVNPQFKAWLPLTRVPNSWVVFTPGKRPAVIFHQPFDYWHVVPDAPSGWWVEHFDIHIIRTPADALALLPADPSRCAILGEPQSALGAYVPNNPAPVVNYLEWHRAYKTPYEVALMRQAQVLGVRGHRAAEAAFRNGADEFNIHMAYCQAVGQDANELPYGNIVALNEHAAVLHYTELGRKAPQPLRSFLIDAGASAHGYASDITRTYAAKGHDEFAAMIDAVDAAQQRMCAAVRAGFDYKQLHVDAHLSLMGVLKDFGVIKVSPQTTLETGVSAAFFPHGIGHLIGLQVHDVAGFAASEEGGRIERPAGHPYLRLTRVLEPGMVVTIEPGLYFIDMLLDEVKAAGHGDAVNWDRVDFFRPYGGIRIEDEVLCTEGEADNLTRPEFAAANG is encoded by the coding sequence ATGATCCAGCAAGACCCTGGCGCCCTGTATTCCGACCACCTGGCCGTGCTGTGCCGACGCGCCGAACAGGCGCTGGCGCGCGGCGGCTTCGACCACCTGGTGGTGCCCAGCGGCACCCTGCACTACCAGATGTTCGACGATCGTGATTACCCATACGCGGTCAACCCGCAGTTCAAGGCATGGCTGCCGCTCACCCGCGTGCCCAACAGCTGGGTGGTGTTCACCCCGGGCAAGCGCCCGGCGGTGATCTTCCACCAGCCGTTCGACTACTGGCACGTGGTGCCGGATGCACCCAGCGGCTGGTGGGTGGAGCACTTCGACATCCACATCATCCGCACGCCGGCCGACGCGCTGGCCCTGCTGCCGGCCGATCCGTCGCGCTGCGCGATCCTGGGCGAGCCACAGAGCGCGCTGGGTGCATACGTGCCGAACAACCCGGCGCCGGTGGTGAACTACCTGGAATGGCACCGCGCCTACAAGACGCCGTACGAAGTGGCGCTGATGCGCCAGGCGCAGGTGCTGGGCGTGCGCGGCCACCGTGCCGCCGAGGCCGCGTTCCGCAATGGTGCCGATGAATTCAACATCCACATGGCGTACTGCCAGGCCGTCGGCCAGGATGCCAACGAGCTGCCGTACGGCAATATCGTGGCACTGAACGAACACGCCGCCGTGCTGCACTACACCGAACTGGGCCGCAAGGCCCCGCAGCCGCTGCGCAGCTTCCTGATCGATGCCGGTGCCAGCGCGCATGGCTATGCCAGCGACATCACCCGTACCTACGCCGCCAAGGGTCACGATGAATTCGCCGCGATGATCGACGCGGTGGACGCCGCGCAGCAGCGGATGTGCGCGGCGGTGCGTGCCGGCTTCGACTACAAGCAGCTGCACGTGGACGCGCATCTTTCGCTGATGGGCGTGCTGAAGGATTTCGGCGTCATCAAGGTCTCGCCGCAGACCACGCTGGAAACCGGCGTCAGCGCTGCGTTCTTCCCGCACGGCATCGGCCACCTGATCGGCCTGCAGGTGCACGACGTGGCCGGTTTCGCGGCCAGCGAAGAAGGTGGCCGCATCGAGCGCCCGGCCGGCCACCCCTACCTGCGCCTGACCCGCGTGCTGGAACCGGGCATGGTGGTGACCATCGAACCGGGCCTGTACTTCATCGACATGCTGCTGGACGAAGTGAAGGCGGCCGGCCATGGCGATGCGGTCAACTGGGACCGCGTGGACTTCTTCCGCCCGTATGGCGGCATCCGCATCGAAGACGAAGTGCTGTGCACGGAGGGCGAAGCGGACAACCTGACGCGTCCGGAGTTCGCTGCGGCCAACGGCTGA
- a CDS encoding DUF1631 family protein, translated as MSAAFPFATPDSARLAAADLPPRVRELLGELLVLCRHVLTAPLILTVEAAEQTLLHDADHARNPQMQAELLAQRGQLHAFAGTFCERMLDALADSLVQLRAPQDTAPPPVPTRAPGLLGLSLVDDHEVDRNLVLAEMVRRENQRSGNALNLLGQRLAVLAAAPAFDNETLPLAPQALCALVRRLAEQDGLSAELQLALYRSFERQLLERLGDVLERANTLLAQHGVLPGLVYTPYLARSSSTRRIITQSVGGGRATQPAPRAAEPLTGWNGSGRAGSWSALMQNAFADVTPPGAPNPELTTPPANLLHDLLQQARHAAPMAIEPPSIPSGLVDAVLARLQAQAGAATSITDLQTAVTAQLRSEHGAQAQLASHDRDHLDLLRLLLQQVQQQQRPDPVPAALLARLQVPLARAAMADPAFFVRDEHPARELLNTIAEAGANWLGDDDVDPQLMQRLAQSVQGLLGQDARTPEAFAAANEEIQQHQRAAAHRAELAERRHVEAARGKERLALARREASAQIDQQCQAQEPPRFVQTLLREAWADALTLTRLRHGDDSAQWQERLQQTERIAAVTAAPAEADSVPDAPLAAEVEAALLQVGYHPEEASAVARRLATPGGEDEHSSRTELSARLKARARLGEHAATSADRHDAPPRTAAEQACHDQLIRLPFGAWFDLAGEDGTVRRQRLSWYSLLTGHVLFVNPRGQKSSETDLDTLARQMASGRAQLVTEEKGRLVDRAWQASLSALRALAGRRHQEPDA; from the coding sequence ATGTCTGCCGCTTTCCCCTTTGCTACCCCTGACAGCGCGCGCCTGGCCGCCGCAGACCTGCCCCCACGCGTGCGCGAGCTGCTGGGTGAGCTGCTCGTCCTCTGCCGCCACGTGCTGACCGCGCCGCTGATCCTCACCGTGGAAGCGGCCGAGCAGACGCTGCTGCACGATGCCGACCATGCCCGCAACCCGCAGATGCAGGCCGAGCTGCTGGCCCAGCGCGGCCAGCTGCATGCGTTCGCCGGCACGTTCTGCGAGCGCATGCTCGATGCGCTGGCCGACAGCCTGGTACAGCTGCGCGCACCGCAGGACACCGCGCCACCGCCGGTCCCTACCCGTGCGCCGGGGCTGCTGGGCCTGTCGCTGGTGGATGACCACGAGGTGGACCGCAACCTGGTGCTGGCCGAGATGGTGCGCCGGGAAAACCAGCGTTCGGGCAATGCGCTGAACCTGCTGGGCCAGCGCCTGGCCGTGCTGGCCGCCGCGCCGGCCTTCGACAACGAGACGCTGCCGCTGGCGCCGCAGGCGCTGTGCGCACTGGTGCGCCGCCTGGCCGAACAGGATGGCCTTAGCGCGGAACTGCAGCTGGCGCTCTACCGCAGTTTCGAGCGCCAGCTGCTGGAACGCCTCGGCGATGTCCTGGAACGCGCCAACACCCTGCTGGCCCAGCACGGCGTGCTGCCCGGCCTGGTCTACACCCCCTATCTGGCGCGTTCGTCCAGCACTCGCCGGATCATCACCCAGTCCGTCGGCGGCGGCCGCGCGACGCAGCCCGCCCCCCGTGCGGCCGAGCCGTTGACCGGCTGGAACGGGTCCGGTCGCGCCGGTTCCTGGTCGGCGCTGATGCAGAACGCCTTCGCCGATGTCACCCCGCCGGGTGCGCCCAATCCCGAACTGACCACGCCACCGGCCAACCTGCTGCACGACCTGCTGCAACAGGCACGGCATGCCGCGCCGATGGCCATCGAACCGCCGTCGATTCCCAGCGGGCTGGTGGACGCGGTGCTGGCGCGCCTGCAGGCCCAGGCCGGCGCCGCCACCAGCATCACCGACCTGCAGACCGCGGTGACCGCGCAGCTGCGCAGCGAGCACGGCGCGCAGGCCCAGCTGGCCAGCCATGATCGCGACCACCTGGACCTGCTGCGTCTGCTGCTGCAGCAGGTCCAGCAGCAACAGCGCCCCGACCCCGTGCCGGCCGCCCTGCTGGCGCGGCTGCAGGTACCGCTGGCACGTGCCGCGATGGCCGATCCCGCGTTCTTCGTCCGCGATGAGCATCCCGCCCGCGAGCTGCTCAACACCATCGCCGAAGCCGGTGCCAACTGGCTGGGCGATGACGATGTGGACCCGCAGCTGATGCAGCGCCTGGCGCAGAGCGTGCAGGGCCTGCTGGGCCAGGATGCGCGCACGCCGGAAGCCTTCGCCGCAGCGAACGAGGAGATCCAGCAGCACCAGCGCGCGGCCGCGCATCGTGCCGAACTGGCCGAGCGTCGCCATGTCGAAGCAGCGCGCGGCAAGGAGCGGTTGGCCCTGGCCCGCCGCGAAGCCAGTGCGCAGATCGACCAGCAGTGCCAGGCGCAGGAGCCGCCGCGCTTCGTGCAGACCCTGCTGCGCGAAGCCTGGGCCGATGCACTGACCTTGACCCGGCTGCGCCATGGCGACGATTCGGCGCAGTGGCAGGAACGCCTGCAGCAGACCGAACGGATCGCGGCAGTCACCGCTGCACCCGCCGAAGCAGACAGCGTGCCCGACGCGCCGCTGGCTGCCGAAGTGGAAGCGGCCCTGCTGCAGGTCGGCTACCACCCCGAGGAAGCGTCGGCGGTGGCCCGCCGCCTGGCCACGCCCGGTGGCGAAGACGAGCACTCCTCACGCACCGAGCTCAGCGCGCGCCTGAAGGCGCGTGCGCGCCTGGGCGAACACGCTGCGACCAGCGCCGACCGCCACGACGCCCCCCCGCGCACGGCCGCCGAACAGGCCTGCCATGACCAGCTCATCCGGCTGCCTTTCGGCGCGTGGTTCGACCTGGCCGGGGAAGATGGAACCGTCCGCCGCCAGCGGTTGTCGTGGTACAGCCTGCTGACCGGCCACGTGCTGTTCGTCAATCCGCGCGGGCAGAAGAGCAGTGAAACCGATCTGGATACGCTGGCGCGGCAGATGGCCAGCGGCCGGGCGCAGCTGGTCACCGAAGAAAAGGGCCGCCTGGTCGACCGCGCGTGGCAGGCCAGCCTGTCCGCCCTGCGCGCGTTGGCCGGCCGCCGCCACCAGGAGCCCGACGCATGA
- a CDS encoding PilZ domain-containing protein produces the protein MSQLTPQDTRRAPRRQVADLVPVTDQMRDSVVGRLGNVSETGMLMLASQPLRDDALYQLRFPLPLGDGRSEAIDVGVHLLWSEPAHAPGQSWAGFRFLTLSREHRHLLRAWIGEDHVETPVSTG, from the coding sequence ATGAGCCAGCTGACGCCACAGGACACCCGCCGCGCGCCGCGCCGCCAAGTGGCCGACCTGGTGCCGGTCACCGACCAGATGCGCGACAGCGTGGTGGGCCGACTGGGCAACGTTTCCGAAACCGGCATGCTGATGCTGGCCAGCCAGCCCCTGCGCGACGACGCGCTGTACCAGTTGCGCTTCCCGCTGCCGCTGGGGGATGGCCGCAGCGAGGCCATCGACGTCGGCGTGCACCTGCTGTGGAGCGAGCCAGCGCACGCTCCCGGCCAGAGCTGGGCCGGGTTCCGTTTCCTGACCTTGTCGCGGGAGCATCGGCATCTGCTGCGCGCGTGGATTGGCGAGGACCACGTCGAGACGCCGGTTTCGACAGGCTGA
- a CDS encoding aminopeptidase P N-terminal domain-containing protein, producing the protein MKQRTGIAAGEYKRRRRQLMDMAGDDAILVLPAASEKVRSLDTHFPYRQDSDFQYLSGFPEPEAVLVLIPGRRHGEAILFCRERDAEREVWDGGRAGQEGAVAQYGMDDAYPIDDLDDILPGLLEGRSRVYYHFGRDADFDLKLIGWVNRVRSQVRHGAQPPHEFLELGHLLHEQRLFKSGAEVALMHHAAQISVRAHLAAMRAAKAGIHEYELQAELERVFRASDAVPAYCSIVGAGRNGCILHYRDNNARSRDGELVLIDAGAEYRGYASDITRTFPVNGRFSAEQRALHDLVGEAQAAALAQAKPGVAYETGHLAAVQTLTEGLLRLGLLKGTLEKNLSEGLYQRFYRHKTGHWIGLDVHDVGDYRLAGESRLLEPGMAFTIEPGLYIGADDTTVEPRWRGIGIRTEDDVLITDDGHRVLTEGLARSADEIEAVMAG; encoded by the coding sequence CCCGTACCGGCAGGACTCGGATTTCCAGTACCTCAGCGGCTTCCCCGAACCGGAGGCCGTGCTGGTGCTGATTCCCGGCCGCCGCCACGGCGAGGCCATCCTGTTCTGCCGTGAGCGTGATGCCGAACGCGAGGTCTGGGACGGCGGCCGCGCCGGCCAGGAAGGCGCGGTGGCGCAGTACGGCATGGACGATGCGTATCCGATCGACGATCTGGACGACATCCTGCCGGGCCTGCTGGAAGGACGTTCGCGCGTCTATTACCACTTTGGCCGCGATGCGGATTTCGACCTCAAGCTGATCGGCTGGGTCAACCGCGTGCGTTCGCAGGTGCGCCACGGCGCGCAGCCGCCGCATGAGTTCCTGGAGCTGGGCCATCTGCTGCACGAGCAGCGCCTGTTCAAATCCGGGGCGGAAGTGGCGCTGATGCACCACGCCGCGCAGATCAGCGTGCGTGCGCACCTGGCTGCGATGCGGGCGGCGAAGGCGGGCATCCACGAATACGAGCTGCAGGCCGAACTTGAACGCGTGTTCCGCGCCAGCGATGCCGTGCCGGCCTACTGCAGCATCGTCGGCGCCGGCCGCAACGGCTGCATCCTGCATTACCGGGACAACAACGCACGTTCGCGCGATGGCGAACTGGTGCTGATCGATGCCGGTGCGGAGTACCGCGGCTACGCCAGCGATATCACCCGGACCTTCCCGGTCAACGGCCGTTTCAGTGCCGAACAGCGGGCGCTGCACGACCTGGTGGGCGAAGCCCAGGCGGCGGCGCTGGCCCAGGCCAAGCCCGGCGTGGCCTACGAGACCGGCCATCTGGCAGCGGTGCAGACCCTTACCGAAGGCCTGCTGCGGCTGGGCCTGCTGAAGGGCACGCTGGAAAAGAACCTGTCAGAAGGCCTGTACCAGCGTTTTTACCGGCACAAGACCGGGCACTGGATCGGCCTGGACGTGCATGACGTGGGCGACTACCGACTGGCCGGCGAATCGCGCCTGCTGGAGCCGGGCATGGCGTTCACCATCGAACCGGGGCTGTACATCGGTGCCGACGATACGACGGTGGAGCCGCGCTGGCGCGGCATCGGCATCCGCACCGAGGATGACGTGCTGATCACCGACGACGGACATCGCGTGCTGACCGAGGGGTTGGCGCGCAGTGCGGACGAGATTGAAGCGGTGATGGCGGGTTGA